The DNA region TGGCGCTGGTTGTACTATCTCAATCCCCTCGTCGGCGTTATCGACGGATTTCGCGCTTGCATTATCGGCGGTTCGGGAAGCGTTTATTGGCCGGGATTTGCCCTCTCGGGCGGCTTGCTTTTATTGCTATTGGCGAGCGGGATATGGTACTTTCGCAAAATGGAACGGACGTTCGCCGATGTCATTTAGGTTAGTATGTCAGATACGGTAATTCGGGTTGAGAATCTGGGGAAAAAGTTTATTATCGGCCACCAGCAGGAACCTTACCGAGCCTTGCGCGACGTTCTCGCCCAAAATGCTCGAGCCATAGGGCGAGCGATCTTGCGTCCGGGACAAAAGACTAAAAACCCCGCCCGAGAGGAATTCTGGGCGCTGAAAGATATATCCTTTGAAGTGAAACAAGGCGATCGCGTCGGATTAATCGGGCGCAACGGTGCGGGTAAATCCACCCTCCTAAAAATCCTCAGTCGCATTACCGAACCCACCACCGGACGCATTTTTCTTAGAGGGAGAGTGGCGAGTTTATTGGAGATTGGAACCGGGTTTCATCCCGAACTCACCGGGCGCGAAAATATTTTTCTCAACGGTGCGATTCTGGGGATGAGTCGGGCGGAAATCGCGCGCAAATTCGATGCAATTGTCGCCTTTGCTGAAGTTGAAAAGTTCCTCGATACGCCCGTCAAACGTTATTCTTCCGGGATGCACGTCCGCCTCGCTTTTGCTGTGGCAGCCCATTTAGAACCGGATATTTTGATCGTCGATGAAGTTCTCGCAGTAGGCGATGCTCAGTTTCAAAAGAAATGTTTGGGCAAAATGGAGGATGTGGGGAAAGAAGGACGCACGGTGTTATTCGTCAGTCATAATATGGCAGCGGTGGAGAAACTTTGCGATCGCGGCGTAGTATTACAACAGGGAAAAGTCTTGGCGACGGGCAGCCAAACCGACGCGATCGCGCGTTATTTAGTGGGTTTGTCGGAAGGACAGCTTTCGCTGCGCGATCGCACCGATCGCCAGGGTTCTGGGGAAATTAAAGTCGTCGCGATCGATATTCGCGATGAAGACGGCAACTTATTAGATATGGTGCAATCGGGACAAACAATTGATGTTTATCTCCACTTTGAAAAATCGCCCGATTTCGCTCCCTCGCACATCATTGCTAGCGTTTCTGTGAAAACACAACTCGATCTTCCAATTTTTCTCCATCACAATCGCTTAATTCGCTACCAATTCGATCGCATTCCCGAATCCGGAGCCTTTGTCTGTCGGATTCATCGCCTTCCCCTCCCCGCTGCTACCTATCAGCTTGCCTATTCTTTAATACAGGATAATTTGTTTTTAGATTATCTCGAAAATGCCGCTCCTTTAGATGTCACCCAAGGCGATTTTTACTCCTCCGGCGAAATCCCCCCCTTCTCTCATGGTGTTTGTTTAGTCAATGCTGGATGGCGACTCGAACCCAAAATAATTTGAAAGAAAAGCGAGTATTTACTATTATCTTATTGGGTTTGTTTCGACTGCCACATTATTATGCACGTTGAAGATTGTTGCCAAGCACTGCTTTGTTATTTACTTCCCAAACTCGATCGCCAGAGATTGGGG from Oscillatoria sp. FACHB-1406 includes:
- a CDS encoding ABC transporter ATP-binding protein codes for the protein MSDTVIRVENLGKKFIIGHQQEPYRALRDVLAQNARAIGRAILRPGQKTKNPAREEFWALKDISFEVKQGDRVGLIGRNGAGKSTLLKILSRITEPTTGRIFLRGRVASLLEIGTGFHPELTGRENIFLNGAILGMSRAEIARKFDAIVAFAEVEKFLDTPVKRYSSGMHVRLAFAVAAHLEPDILIVDEVLAVGDAQFQKKCLGKMEDVGKEGRTVLFVSHNMAAVEKLCDRGVVLQQGKVLATGSQTDAIARYLVGLSEGQLSLRDRTDRQGSGEIKVVAIDIRDEDGNLLDMVQSGQTIDVYLHFEKSPDFAPSHIIASVSVKTQLDLPIFLHHNRLIRYQFDRIPESGAFVCRIHRLPLPAATYQLAYSLIQDNLFLDYLENAAPLDVTQGDFYSSGEIPPFSHGVCLVNAGWRLEPKII